The segment TTATAAATCAATCTAGACTTTACCTCATGGAGAATATGGaagtcagattttttttataaatcgatTAAATCAGTTGTTCTGCTGCTACGAGtaccaacattcacacacacacacacacacccacacacacacacacacacacacacacacacacacacacacacacatacacacacacacacacacacacacacacacacacacatatatatatatatatatatatatatatatatatatatatgtatatatatatgtgtatatatatatatgcatttatatatatatatatatatatatatatatacataaaatatataatatatatatacataatatatatatgtaatatatatatatatatatgatatatatatatagacagataaatagatggatagatagatatagatgtgtgtgagtgtgtgtgtgagtgtgagtgtgagtgtgagtgtgagtgtgagtgtgagtgtgagtgtgagtgtgtgtgtgtgtgtgtgtgtgtgtgtgtgtgtgtgtgtgtgtgtgtgtgtgcgtgtgtgtgtgcgtgtgtgcatgcatatatatgtatatatatatatatgtatatatatacatatatatacatatatatgtatgtatatatgtatgtatatatgtatatatataaatatgtgtgtgtgtatgtgtatgtatgtatgtatgcatgtatatatatatatatatatatatatatatatatatttatatatatatgtatgtatgtaaatgcatatacatgtgtgtgtgtgtgtgtgtgtgtgtgtgtgtgtgtgtgtgtgtgtgtgtgtgtgtgtgtgtgtgtgtgtgtgtgtgcatgcatatatatatgtatatattgacatatgtatgtatgtatgcatgtatatataattatatatatttatatatatatgtatgtatgtaaatgcatgtacatatatataaatatatatatacgtgtgtgtgtgtgtgtgtgtgtgtgtgtatgtgtgcatgtgtgtgtgtgtttgtgtgtgtgtgtgtttgtgtgtgtgtgtgtgtgtgtgtgtgtgtgtgtgtgtgtgtgtgtgtgtgtgtgtgtgtgtgtgtgtgtgtgtgtgtgtgtgtgtgtgtgtagacacacacttacaataGCTTTAGAGAGCTTGGAAAATTTACTTGGGTTATCCCTGTAAATAGAAACATCTCATTTTCTAGACTTCCTCAAGGTCACTGAGGGTATTGAGAATGCATAAACCAAATTGTTTGATTACACTAGTAAAGCATAATGTTcaatatataaagtattttcataaaagaaaaaaaaaaagttaataactataattttatatttttttataacatcGAATATTACGTTTCACTGTAGAAGTATAATATTTCTCACAGCTCAGGCAGTGAACATAAGGCTCGCTGGCCATTGAGTATAAGATTCACGAGAATAAGGAAccagtaggagggagaggaaatcataattttcggcaAGTTGAAATAATTACCTTATGATTTGATGTTGTTTTGATACtaaatttctttattgttatgtatttattaattatgtatttattagttatgaatatgaatacgtaCAATATTTCTGAGCACTCATATGTTTATCTTTTGATGAAACTGCAACTAAtttaattctttgttttcttatatttgtttctttgtaattTGAGCAATCAACTTATAAACATGGGCAAACAATATGATTTATGAAACTTTCCAACCCAGTAATCCTACGttccacaatgtgtgtgtgtgtatactgtatgtatacatacatgtgtatatacatacatgtgtatacatacatatagatgtatgtatgtgtgtgtgtattatcaacgagagagagtggccttagtgcaggtgaatgaaatgGGTCTTAGCCTGTTGCATTTATAACGGAAAGTAAATGCGAGACACCCTCGAGGATAAGGTGATAGAGAGCTTGGCCCCgtatggcttggtctgtctgccatctctatctctctccgtctgtcgaaacgtgtccttttatgcgaaGGTTTCCTTCGAGAGCGGATGCTTATTTAcgtcgtagaagtgccaaaagGGAAAGCAGAGCAGGCACCTGCGTCCGCTCCAGGAGGAGTTTCAGCTGcaggggacagaggtgtgaagtgtaccatccggccttgttatgcattgtatatatgtttatagatataaatatatgtataaaaatgtgtgtatatatatgtacatgtgtatatatgtatatgtgtatatatgtatatatttgtatgaataattatatatatgcatacctagagtctgcgtgcgtgcgtgcgtgcgtgcgtgcgtgcgtgcgtgcgtgcgtgcgcgtgtgtgtgtgtgtgtgtgtgtgtgtgtgtatgtgtgtgtgtgtgtgtgtgtgtgtgtctgtgcgcgcgcgcgcgcgtgtgtgtgtgtgtgtgtgtgtgtgtgtgtgtgtgtttgtgtgtgtgtgtgtgtgtgtgtgtgtgtgtgtgtgtaagggtgtgtgtgtgtgtgtgtgtgtgtgtgtgtgtgtgtgtgtgtgtttgtgtgtgtgtgtgtgtgtgtgtgtgtgtgtgtgtgtgtgtgtgtgtgtgtgtgtgtgtgtgtgtgtgtgtgtgtgttctgctagCACTAATTGTTTTAATAGGGAACATCGGAAGGCCTAACAGTTACAAGCTAAGGATATAGGTTAAATAAAAAGCTTGATTCTTTATTGAAATTACTTCTTTAATGACAGCATGAAACCATTTTTATAACTAGATAAAATATaaacgacaaaataaaaatacatatatatatatatatatatatatatatatatatatatattacaaggcaTTCGCTCATAGTGATCTTAGCTGTTGGCTCAGCATTTAATTTAAAATAGTCAATCAATTAATccgtcataacaataataaaaagatattcgCGTCCCTATCCCGCCTCTCGCCCCTCGAAGTATCTCGGCGCTTTCGTCTTGAAAGGAGAGGGAATTCTGCCTCCGCATATCCAACGTGCATTTGCAACATTTCTGTCACTCTGACAACAGCAGCAATCTCGTAAAAAATCctttatatatgggtgtgggtgtgggtgtgggtgtgggtgtgggtgtgggtgtgggtgtgggtgtgggtgtgagtgtgcgtgtgcatgtgcgtgtgcgtgtgtgcgtgtgtgtgtgtgcgtgtgcgtgtgcgtgtgcgtgtgcgtgcgtgcgtgtgtgcgtgtgtgcgtgtgtgtgtgagtgttgtgtgagtgttgtgtgtgtgttgtgtgtgtgttgtgtgagtgttgtgtgtgtgttgtgtgtgtgttgtgtgagtgttgtgtgagtgttttgtgtgtgtgtgtgtgtgagtgttttgtgtgtgtgtgtgtgtgtgtgtgtgtgtgtgtgtgtgtgtgtgtgtgtgtgtgtgtgtgtgtgtgtgtgtgtgtgtgtgtgtgtgtgtgtgtatttatatatatatatatgtatattttatatatatatatatatatatatatatatatcatgtattgtgtatatattgtgtatgtacatatatcatatatattatgtatatattatatatttatctatctatctatctatctatctatctatatatatatatatcatgcatatacatattatatatatatatatatatatatatatatatatgtatatatatatatacatatatatatgtacatatatatttagtgtataaatatgtatatatatatatttatcatatatatatatatatattaaacatacatatataatatatatgcataaatatttatatacattatatgtatacataaagatacatataaatacatatatatacatacacacatacatgtgtgtgtgtgtgtgtgtgtgtgtgtgtgtgtgtgtgtgtgtgtgtgtgtgtgtgtgtgtgtgtgtgtgtgtgtatatataatacacattatatataaatgcatacatacatatgtatacatatcatgtgtatatatatatatatgtatacatatcatgtatatgtatatatatatacatatatacatatatatatatgtatacatatcatgtatatgtatatatatacatatatacatatatatatatatatatatatatatagtatttatatggaatatatggaatatatataatatatataatatatattatatatttacatatatattttgaatatatctaatatttataaggaatgtatataatatatatataattatatataatatatataatgtatataatatatatatatattaaatatatatatatatatatatatatcagaatcatGGAATAAAATATCGGCTTTACAATACATGTCGAATAATCATTTTCGATGACACAAATTTGACCCATGGTTCTCTGATGGGTAAAGGTGTTGTTTTCATTTGCCAGGAGCCATTTGCCGTTGCTTCCGTCATGGACATTTTCCTTATCCCCATGTCCActgaaaagcaaagaagaaaattgTCGTGTTATTGATTTCTTTCGGGAATCTTAAAATCTAAACAAATTATGAGTTAATTTTAAGCTTAAAATGTTTTTGAATTGAAATATAACTGCAAGTCTATATGACCATGGTGaatgatttaatttttttaccTGTATACCGCTGAGAGCTTTCCACTCATTTAGTATGCGAATGGTCTGTTCTGGGGTCATTTGAGAAGGGCAATAAGACCAAGTTGACCCTGACCTATATTTCTTACATTTCATATACCCTGGGTTGTTTGCCTGAGAATGATCAGCAGCCTGCTTAGCTGATATTTGAAACAGCTTCTTGGCCTCATACTCATTTAACTCTAGCATGAACTCTGGGGTATGTCCATTTACACAAGGATGACGCCTTTGGTATGCCCTGGCACGTGTGAGAAACAAGTGGTTATTGTTTGAATCCATGTACCACGGACCTCCCGGAATTGTAGGGTTGTATTCCCTCAATCCATGAACTTTGCTTGAGAACAAGAGTCTCGATGCATTCTGAGTGTGATATTCTGCAACCTCCACGAAGTATATCTTAAGATGGCTGAAAGTACTCAGGAAGTCATTGAAGTTTACCACAAAGTTGACATTCCCATACCAGTCGTCAACAGGCATTCCGAACCAGGCTGCCATTAGCCCGGGATGCCTCAAGTGCGTGCTGTCTGGCATGGGGCATTGGGTTATTTTACTTTGCTTCATGACTTCTACAAAATCGTTGAGATGGACAGTCCGTATCATGGTTTCAAACTTCTTATAGGAATCTTCAA is part of the Penaeus chinensis breed Huanghai No. 1 chromosome 35, ASM1920278v2, whole genome shotgun sequence genome and harbors:
- the LOC125044235 gene encoding uncharacterized protein LOC125044235 is translated as MAHQVIVFSDKVLFQTPENQRPKMKCWTPTNLHSLRVEDSYKKFETMIRTVHLNDFVEVMKQSKITQCPMPDSTHLRHPGLMAAWFGMPVDDWYGNVNFVVNFNDFLSTFSHLKIYFVEVAEYHTQNASRLLFSSKVHGLREYNPTIPGGPWYMDSNNNHLFLTRARAYQRRHPCVNGHTPEFMLELNEYEAKKLFQISAKQAADHSQANNPGYMKCKKYRSGSTWSYCPSQMTPEQTIRILNEWKALSGIQWTWG